In Gemmatimonadaceae bacterium, a single genomic region encodes these proteins:
- a CDS encoding putative glycoside hydrolase — protein MHHLRRRSFAVATLFLAACTAASEHSEKRSATPTPSLQTPSVVPATREARPASADTIAVSNGAIATTPAPQSIVALRDPNATPVIRGLYVNRFAAQSAHRMHWLLSVADSTEINGLVIDMKDEFGLNFHSQNPEFRKYEGTGKGMVRDVRALLDTIHAHNVFAIARIVVFKDPTTARANSALTIRQPNDSVWRDKKGFSWVDPYNHALWDYNIGIAEELVHLGFDEIQFDYIRFPEPYKSLPQQVFPASNGMAKPELLAAFLKAARERLNKLGVRSTADVFGFVTTVHGPLEVGQWWEKLAPVTDVLLPMCYPSHFPHGSFGIARPNAEPYQIQKISIEAARQRDQKLGIASAEHVRPWIQAFSLGKPPYGPEEVEAQKKAIYDAGYDGWVLWHPGSKYEPFLPALEKGELVSHKKGGTPADTTTTKGR, from the coding sequence ATGCATCATCTTCGTCGACGTTCGTTCGCTGTGGCCACATTGTTCCTTGCCGCGTGTACCGCCGCTTCCGAGCACTCCGAGAAGCGCTCGGCCACGCCTACGCCATCGCTGCAAACGCCGTCCGTGGTGCCGGCCACTCGTGAGGCACGCCCGGCGAGCGCCGATACCATTGCCGTTTCGAACGGTGCCATCGCGACGACGCCGGCGCCGCAATCGATCGTCGCACTCCGCGATCCGAACGCCACGCCAGTCATTCGCGGCCTCTATGTCAATCGCTTCGCGGCGCAGAGCGCGCATCGCATGCACTGGCTCCTCAGCGTCGCCGACTCGACCGAGATCAACGGCCTCGTGATCGACATGAAGGACGAGTTCGGGCTGAACTTCCACTCGCAGAACCCCGAGTTTCGCAAGTACGAAGGCACGGGAAAGGGGATGGTGCGCGACGTTCGCGCGCTGCTCGACACCATTCATGCGCACAACGTGTTCGCGATCGCACGCATCGTGGTCTTCAAGGATCCAACGACGGCGCGGGCAAACTCTGCGTTGACGATCAGGCAGCCGAATGATTCGGTGTGGCGCGACAAGAAAGGATTTTCCTGGGTCGATCCGTACAATCACGCGTTGTGGGATTACAACATTGGTATCGCGGAAGAGCTGGTGCATCTCGGCTTCGACGAGATCCAGTTCGACTACATTCGCTTTCCGGAGCCGTACAAGAGTCTTCCGCAGCAAGTCTTTCCCGCGTCGAACGGGATGGCGAAGCCCGAGCTCCTCGCGGCGTTCCTGAAGGCGGCGCGCGAGCGCCTGAACAAGCTCGGCGTACGCTCGACGGCGGACGTCTTCGGCTTCGTCACGACCGTCCATGGACCGCTCGAAGTGGGACAGTGGTGGGAGAAGCTTGCCCCGGTCACGGATGTGCTACTGCCGATGTGTTATCCATCGCACTTCCCGCACGGGTCCTTCGGCATCGCGCGGCCTAACGCGGAGCCCTATCAGATACAGAAGATCTCCATCGAGGCGGCGCGACAGCGCGATCAGAAGTTGGGCATCGCCTCAGCCGAGCACGTTCGTCCGTGGATACAGGCATTCTCGCTCGGCAAACCGCCGTACGGCCCTGAAGAAGTCGAGGCACAGAAGAAAGCCATCTACGACGCTGGCTATGACGGATGGGTGCTCTGGCATCCGGGCTCGAAGTACGAGCCGTTCCTGCCCGCGCTGGAGAAGGGCGAGCTGGTGTCGCACAAGAAGGGCGGCACTCCGGCCGACACCACCACAACGAAGGGACGCTAA
- a CDS encoding cysteine desulfurase-like protein, whose translation MTSTVVASSGAKETVASVDEIRSRFPALARVHNGQPVAYLDGPGGTQVPRSVVDALADYLYHHNANTHWQYPTSEETDALLLNARERFAEFFNATADEVAFGLNMTTLTFHLARGLGRAWGADDEIVITELDHHGNVAPWQALAQERGVTVRTVRMNAGDGRLDWRDLERQIGRKTRLLAIGAASNALGTITDVRAAADVAHAAGALAYVDAVHLAPHELIDVREMDCDFLACSAYKFYGPHIGILYGKRDLLERVDVPRLDPAPNTSPERIETGTQNHEGIVGAAAAVDFLASLAGPSSRDVRSALRVTFDALHRRGEILLEWLWNGLAAVDGVTLYGPKPGTPRTPTLAFTMRGHTTDDIARALARRGLFVSNGDFYATTVIERLGQSADGVVRVGCSCYTSMDEVERLLEAVREL comes from the coding sequence ATGACATCGACCGTTGTTGCCAGCTCCGGGGCGAAAGAAACCGTCGCCTCCGTCGACGAGATTCGTTCTCGATTCCCGGCGCTCGCGCGCGTTCACAATGGCCAGCCGGTGGCCTATTTGGACGGTCCGGGAGGCACACAGGTGCCACGCTCGGTGGTCGATGCGTTGGCGGATTACCTGTACCACCACAACGCGAACACGCACTGGCAGTATCCGACGAGCGAGGAGACCGACGCGCTGTTGCTCAATGCGCGCGAACGGTTCGCGGAATTCTTCAACGCCACGGCGGACGAGGTCGCGTTCGGGCTGAACATGACGACGCTGACCTTTCACCTGGCGCGCGGCCTCGGGCGCGCGTGGGGCGCCGATGACGAGATTGTCATCACCGAGCTCGATCATCACGGCAACGTGGCGCCGTGGCAGGCTCTCGCACAGGAGCGCGGTGTCACGGTCCGCACGGTGAGAATGAATGCCGGCGACGGCCGGCTCGACTGGCGCGATCTCGAGCGTCAGATCGGACGGAAAACGCGGCTGCTCGCCATCGGCGCGGCATCCAATGCGTTAGGCACGATCACCGACGTGCGTGCTGCCGCCGACGTCGCACACGCGGCGGGTGCGCTCGCCTATGTCGACGCGGTACACCTTGCCCCGCACGAGCTGATCGATGTGCGCGAGATGGATTGCGACTTCCTCGCCTGCTCGGCCTACAAGTTCTATGGGCCGCACATCGGCATTCTCTACGGCAAACGCGATCTCCTCGAGCGAGTGGACGTGCCGCGCCTCGATCCGGCGCCTAACACATCGCCCGAGCGCATCGAGACGGGAACGCAAAACCACGAAGGGATCGTCGGTGCGGCGGCAGCGGTCGATTTCCTCGCGTCGCTTGCCGGCCCGTCATCGCGCGACGTTCGCTCCGCGCTGCGCGTCACGTTCGATGCCCTTCATCGCCGCGGCGAAATACTACTCGAGTGGCTCTGGAACGGGCTCGCCGCAGTCGATGGCGTCACGCTGTATGGTCCGAAGCCAGGTACACCGCGCACGCCGACCCTCGCCTTCACGATGCGCGGGCACACGACCGACGACATCGCCCGCGCGCTGGCGCGCCGCGGCCTGTTCGTCTCGAACGGCGACTTCTACGCCACAACGGTCATCGAGCGACTCGGCCAGTCGGCCGACGGCGTTGTCCGCGTCGGATGTTCGTGCTACACGTCGATGGACGAGGTCGAGCGGCTGCTGGAGGCCGTGAGAGAACTCTAA
- a CDS encoding acyl-CoA thioesterase has translation MNEHPRSAKTVKESQHESSELMMPQDANNLGHIFGGVILSLMDKTAAISAFRHSRASVVTASIDRVDFREPIHLGDLVILKASVNFVGRTSMEIGVRVEAEELLSGRRRHTNSCYLTFVAVDRAGRPIAVPGLIPETPDEKRRFDAARERRARRLEEREREEQQRLRRVPS, from the coding sequence ATGAACGAGCACCCCCGTTCGGCGAAGACGGTAAAGGAAAGTCAGCACGAGTCGTCGGAGCTCATGATGCCACAGGACGCGAACAACCTGGGGCACATCTTCGGCGGCGTGATCCTCTCGCTGATGGACAAGACGGCGGCCATCTCAGCGTTCCGCCACTCTCGCGCCAGCGTTGTCACGGCGTCGATCGATCGTGTGGATTTCCGCGAACCGATCCATCTCGGGGATCTCGTCATCCTCAAGGCGAGCGTCAACTTCGTCGGTCGCACGTCGATGGAGATTGGCGTCCGCGTCGAGGCCGAGGAACTGCTCAGCGGCCGGCGTCGCCATACCAATTCCTGCTATCTCACGTTCGTCGCCGTCGATCGCGCGGGGCGACCGATCGCGGTTCCCGGCCTCATCCCTGAGACGCCGGACGAGAAGCGGCGCTTCGACGCCGCCAGGGAACGTCGCGCTCGACGGCTCGAGGAACGCGAGCGCGAAGAGCAGCAGCGATTGCGCCGCGTCCCGTCGTGA
- the rnz gene encoding ribonuclease Z: protein MSLSLRFLGTAASRPTVERNVAALAIMREGETLLFDCGEGTQRQMMRYHVSFAVADVFFTHFHADHVIGIIGLLRTMSLQGRLDTLRLWGPRGGARVLRRAEQFGFDRLSFPVEILEVEPEQPIRRTGYDLIPFSVDHGGSASLGYALVEEIRRGRFNPDLARELGIPEGPQWGQIHRGQAVTLPDGRIIEPSVLVGPTRPGRRIVVTGDTRPCAATTEMSRDADLLVHEATFGDEEAARAIETGHSTAREAAMVARDADVRRLVLTHISARYSHDASDLEREARQVFPNVLVARDGTEIDVSFAESAEGRGLRVEGRG, encoded by the coding sequence ATGTCGCTCTCGCTTCGTTTTCTCGGGACAGCCGCGTCGCGCCCCACCGTGGAACGCAACGTCGCCGCGCTCGCGATCATGCGTGAGGGCGAGACGTTGTTGTTCGACTGCGGCGAGGGGACGCAGCGTCAGATGATGCGGTATCACGTGTCCTTCGCGGTCGCAGATGTCTTCTTTACTCACTTTCACGCCGATCATGTCATTGGGATCATCGGCCTATTGCGCACGATGTCCCTGCAAGGTCGGCTCGACACGCTGCGCCTGTGGGGACCGCGCGGCGGCGCACGCGTGTTGCGACGCGCGGAGCAATTCGGATTCGATCGACTCAGCTTTCCGGTGGAGATCCTCGAGGTCGAGCCGGAGCAGCCAATCCGCCGCACGGGCTACGACCTCATTCCGTTTTCCGTCGACCACGGCGGTTCGGCGTCGCTCGGCTATGCGCTAGTAGAGGAAATACGAAGGGGACGCTTCAACCCCGATCTCGCGCGCGAGCTTGGAATCCCCGAAGGTCCGCAGTGGGGACAGATTCATCGTGGACAAGCCGTGACGCTGCCCGACGGACGAATCATCGAGCCATCGGTGCTCGTCGGGCCGACGCGTCCGGGCAGACGAATCGTCGTAACGGGTGACACCCGTCCCTGCGCGGCGACGACGGAGATGTCACGCGACGCCGATCTGCTCGTGCACGAGGCGACATTCGGCGACGAAGAGGCCGCGCGCGCCATCGAGACCGGACACTCCACAGCGCGTGAGGCGGCAATGGTCGCTCGCGACGCTGACGTGCGGCGTCTCGTGCTCACGCACATTTCCGCGCGTTACTCGCACGACGCGTCGGACCTCGAGCGCGAAGCGCGACAGGTATTTCCAAATGTCCTCGTTGCGCGCGACGGGACGGAGATCGATGTGTCTTTCGCGGAAAGCGCAGAGGGCAGAGGGTTGAGGGTTGAGGGTAGAGGGTAG
- a CDS encoding DUF2203 domain-containing protein has translation MSLFTVETANRTLPLVRKIVEDVVRQHRLWRERILELDLVASAARAGESRSRAEELERDAQTLAREIEGFQQELEQLGIQLKDRRLGLVDFPSEMNGRRILLCWRLGEPEVQFWHELDAGYAGRQPLSPSLVG, from the coding sequence ATGTCGCTCTTCACCGTCGAAACGGCGAATCGAACCCTCCCTCTCGTTCGCAAGATCGTCGAGGACGTCGTGCGACAGCATCGTCTGTGGCGCGAGAGAATCCTGGAACTGGATCTGGTCGCATCCGCGGCGCGAGCTGGCGAGTCGCGCTCGCGCGCTGAGGAGCTGGAGCGTGACGCGCAGACTCTCGCGCGCGAGATCGAAGGCTTCCAACAGGAGCTCGAGCAGCTCGGGATTCAGCTCAAGGACCGCCGCCTCGGCCTCGTCGATTTTCCCAGTGAGATGAACGGTCGCCGGATTCTCCTGTGTTGGCGATTAGGGGAGCCAGAGGTCCAGTTCTGGCACGAGCTCGACGCCGGCTACGCGGGACGTCAGCCGCTATCGCCGTCCCTGGTCGGATGA
- a CDS encoding SDR family oxidoreductase yields MAKTNSRSDARRGSKRATSRREGAARQPKPPFPAQHQPKPGLESELKPRPRYQAPGYSGSGKLDGRVALITGADSGIGRAVAVLYAREGADVAIVYLPREQSDAEETRDAVSGEGTRCLLIPGDVREAAFCERAVKRVIDEYGQLDILVNNAAFQQHQKSIEDITDEQFERTFRTNIFGYFYMARAALPHLKRGSAIVNTGSITGLQGSKELLDYSATKGAIHAFTKSLAQSLVEKKIRVNCISPGPIWTPLNVADKKPSEAAKHGKETPMERPGQPEEVAPAYVFFASNADSSYITGEILTLLGGETTAA; encoded by the coding sequence ATGGCGAAGACGAATTCGAGAAGCGATGCACGACGCGGTTCGAAGCGTGCCACATCTCGGCGTGAAGGCGCGGCGCGCCAACCGAAGCCTCCGTTTCCGGCACAACATCAACCAAAGCCAGGACTCGAATCAGAGCTGAAGCCGCGACCGCGATACCAGGCGCCAGGTTATAGCGGCTCCGGAAAGCTCGACGGGCGCGTCGCACTGATTACCGGAGCTGATTCGGGGATCGGCCGCGCCGTCGCCGTGCTCTATGCACGAGAGGGCGCGGACGTCGCGATCGTCTATCTTCCTCGAGAGCAGAGTGATGCCGAGGAAACACGCGACGCCGTCAGCGGTGAAGGAACACGATGTCTGCTCATTCCGGGCGACGTTCGCGAGGCGGCATTCTGTGAGCGCGCGGTGAAGCGTGTCATCGACGAGTATGGCCAGTTGGACATCCTCGTGAACAATGCCGCGTTCCAGCAGCACCAGAAGTCGATCGAAGACATTACCGATGAACAGTTCGAGCGCACATTTCGCACGAACATCTTCGGCTATTTCTACATGGCGCGCGCGGCGCTTCCTCACCTGAAGCGTGGCAGTGCGATCGTGAATACGGGTTCGATTACTGGATTACAGGGTAGTAAGGAATTACTCGACTACTCGGCAACTAAAGGAGCGATACACGCTTTCACGAAGTCGCTCGCGCAGAGTCTCGTCGAGAAGAAGATCCGCGTGAACTGTATTTCACCCGGTCCGATTTGGACGCCATTGAACGTGGCCGACAAGAAGCCGTCGGAAGCAGCAAAGCATGGCAAGGAAACACCGATGGAACGTCCGGGTCAGCCCGAGGAGGTTGCGCCGGCGTACGTGTTCTTCGCCTCGAATGCCGACTCCAGTTACATCACCGGAGAGATATTGACGCTCCTCGGCGGCGAGACGACGGCAGCGTGA
- a CDS encoding arylsulfatase, with protein sequence MSSSINDARQREVLPIPDTAAPTTTTYDAKDPDAKFPLITPLRPPTGAPNVLVILLDDVGFGASSAFGGPCDTPTAERLAQGGLKYSRFHTTALCSPTRAALLTGRNHHTVGMGGITEVATSAPGYNSLRPSSCAPLPETLRLNGYSTAQFGKCHEIPVWETSPMGPFNQWPTGGGGFEYFYGFIGGETNQYLPSLYEGTTPVVPTRTPEEGYHLTDDMTDKAIDWVREQKALMPDKPFFIYFAPGGTHAPHHVPKEWSDKYKGNFDRGWDTLRKEMFARQKTLGVIPANAELTARPKEIPAWDDMPNDLKPVLARQMEIYAGFLEHTDHHVGRLIDAIAALGALDDTLVYYILGDNGASAEGDLHGCFNELVVLNGANALESTEFMVSRIDDFGTPKAYNHYAVGWAHAMDTPYQWTKQVASHWGGTRNGTVVQWTNGIEARGEIRNQFHHVIDVAPTVLEAARLPAPAFVNGAQQHPIEGVSMCYSFDDANATERHKTQYFEMFCNRGIYHNGWTAVTRHSTPWEMGAALPPLDDDVWELYDTNTDWSQAENVADKFPEKLRDLQRLFLLEADKYNVLPLDDRRAERANSDLAGRPVLVKGTTQILFSGMRRLSESSVLNMKNKSHSVSAEVNVPNNGGASGVVVAQGGEFGGWSLYFKDGHLKYCYNLFGLKHFYAESESVVSPGTHKVRMEFTYDGGGLGRGGNVQLFVDGHPDGAARVDNTVPNIFSADETTDVGIDLASPVSEDYSNGDSKFNGGISWVQLDAEIGDGEHVVSPNDRLRIAMARQ encoded by the coding sequence ATGTCCAGCTCGATCAACGACGCACGGCAGCGAGAAGTTCTGCCCATTCCCGACACCGCTGCACCGACAACGACAACGTACGACGCCAAAGATCCTGACGCGAAGTTCCCGCTGATCACTCCCCTCCGGCCGCCAACCGGAGCGCCTAACGTCCTCGTCATTCTACTCGACGACGTCGGATTTGGAGCCTCGAGTGCATTCGGAGGCCCATGCGACACGCCGACGGCGGAACGACTGGCACAAGGCGGACTCAAATACAGTCGTTTTCACACGACCGCTCTGTGCTCGCCGACGCGCGCGGCGCTCCTCACCGGACGCAATCACCACACGGTCGGCATGGGTGGGATAACGGAGGTCGCGACGTCGGCACCGGGCTACAACTCATTGAGACCAAGCAGTTGCGCGCCGTTGCCGGAGACGCTGCGCTTGAACGGCTACTCGACGGCGCAGTTCGGGAAGTGTCATGAGATCCCCGTGTGGGAGACGAGCCCGATGGGACCGTTCAACCAATGGCCGACCGGTGGCGGGGGCTTCGAGTACTTCTATGGCTTCATCGGCGGGGAGACGAACCAGTACCTGCCGTCGCTCTACGAGGGCACGACCCCAGTGGTGCCGACGCGAACGCCAGAGGAAGGCTACCACCTCACCGATGACATGACCGATAAGGCGATCGACTGGGTGCGCGAGCAAAAGGCGCTGATGCCAGATAAGCCTTTCTTCATCTATTTCGCACCGGGTGGTACGCACGCGCCGCATCACGTCCCGAAGGAGTGGTCGGACAAGTACAAGGGAAATTTCGACCGGGGTTGGGACACGCTGCGAAAGGAGATGTTCGCGCGCCAAAAAACACTCGGTGTAATTCCCGCGAACGCCGAGCTGACGGCGCGACCGAAGGAAATACCGGCGTGGGACGACATGCCTAACGATCTCAAGCCGGTGCTCGCTCGCCAGATGGAGATCTACGCGGGATTTCTCGAGCACACCGACCATCATGTCGGCCGGCTGATCGACGCAATCGCCGCGCTCGGTGCCCTCGACGACACGCTCGTCTACTACATCCTGGGCGACAACGGCGCGAGCGCCGAAGGGGATTTACACGGCTGCTTCAACGAGCTGGTCGTGTTGAACGGCGCGAATGCCCTGGAGAGCACCGAGTTCATGGTTTCGCGCATCGATGATTTCGGCACGCCCAAAGCGTACAACCATTACGCGGTTGGCTGGGCCCACGCGATGGACACACCATATCAGTGGACGAAGCAGGTGGCGTCGCACTGGGGCGGTACGCGCAATGGCACCGTCGTGCAGTGGACCAACGGGATCGAGGCACGTGGCGAGATCCGCAACCAGTTCCACCATGTGATCGACGTCGCGCCGACCGTGCTGGAAGCGGCGCGACTGCCCGCGCCGGCATTCGTCAATGGAGCACAGCAACACCCGATCGAAGGTGTGAGCATGTGCTACTCGTTCGACGACGCGAACGCGACAGAGCGGCACAAGACGCAATACTTCGAGATGTTCTGCAATCGCGGTATCTACCACAACGGCTGGACCGCAGTGACCCGGCATTCGACGCCGTGGGAGATGGGGGCCGCACTACCGCCTCTCGACGATGACGTCTGGGAGCTGTACGACACGAACACCGACTGGTCGCAGGCCGAGAACGTCGCCGACAAGTTCCCGGAGAAGCTCCGCGATCTGCAGCGGCTGTTCTTGCTCGAGGCCGACAAGTACAACGTGTTACCGCTGGACGATCGCCGCGCGGAGCGAGCCAATTCCGATCTCGCCGGTCGGCCCGTGCTGGTGAAGGGCACGACACAGATTCTCTTTTCGGGGATGCGGCGCCTCTCGGAGAGCTCTGTTCTGAACATGAAGAACAAGTCGCATTCGGTGAGCGCCGAGGTGAACGTTCCGAACAATGGCGGCGCTTCGGGCGTCGTGGTGGCGCAGGGCGGTGAGTTCGGAGGATGGAGTCTCTACTTCAAGGACGGGCACCTGAAGTACTGCTACAATCTCTTCGGGCTGAAGCACTTCTACGCCGAGAGTGAGTCGGTGGTCTCGCCCGGCACGCACAAAGTGCGCATGGAGTTCACGTACGATGGCGGGGGATTGGGGAGGGGCGGCAACGTGCAACTGTTCGTCGACGGCCATCCCGATGGGGCCGCCCGAGTCGACAACACGGTTCCGAACATCTTCTCGGCGGATGAGACGACGGACGTCGGCATCGATCTCGCCTCGCCCGTGAGCGAAGACTACTCGAACGGTGACAGCAAGTTCAATGGAGGGATTTCCTGGGTCCAGCTCGACGCCGAGATCGGCGACGGCGAGCACGTCGTATCGCCTAACGATCGTCTGCGGATCGCCATGGCTCGGCAATGA
- a CDS encoding carbonic anhydrase gives MASRRRFVQRAVAGAIVGMVRPLPHWVIVSNEEPSRAYRTPDGAIEEMLAGNRRFAGNRLNSIEQDLTILKEHTVDKQEPFAAVLACADSRVPVELIFDQSIGHLFVTRVAGNIATPEIIASLEYAVAVLGIRAVLVLGHTNCGAVKAALKTETVPGQISALYPHLRQAVERSGGQIDQAIRANTQVQAELLRSSSTVIMEAVRKGTLKVAAGVYDLGSGVVTVS, from the coding sequence GTGGCATCTCGACGGCGATTTGTGCAACGAGCAGTCGCCGGTGCGATCGTGGGCATGGTCCGGCCATTGCCACATTGGGTGATCGTATCTAATGAGGAACCATCACGCGCCTACAGGACACCCGATGGCGCGATCGAGGAGATGCTCGCGGGAAATCGCCGGTTTGCCGGGAACCGGCTGAACTCGATCGAGCAGGACCTAACGATCCTCAAGGAACATACCGTCGACAAGCAAGAACCCTTTGCGGCCGTGTTGGCGTGCGCGGACTCGCGCGTTCCGGTAGAGCTGATCTTCGATCAGTCGATCGGCCACCTCTTCGTGACGCGAGTGGCGGGGAACATTGCGACACCAGAGATCATTGCCAGCCTCGAGTACGCCGTCGCGGTGCTCGGCATTCGCGCAGTCCTGGTGCTCGGCCACACCAACTGCGGCGCCGTGAAGGCGGCACTGAAGACCGAGACTGTGCCCGGGCAGATCAGCGCCTTGTATCCGCATCTTCGCCAGGCTGTGGAGCGTAGCGGCGGACAGATTGATCAGGCAATCCGAGCGAACACGCAGGTGCAGGCCGAGTTATTACGGAGCTCCTCGACCGTCATCATGGAGGCGGTGCGGAAAGGCACGCTCAAAGTAGCAGCCGGGGTGTACGACCTAGGCAGCGGCGTTGTAACTGTGTCGTGA
- a CDS encoding KGG domain-containing protein, producing the protein MPNRIGNDDRNDEAIDRDRLRDASSDTDNDVQIGGGRRSNRGFASMDRSKQREIASKGGRAAHAKGTAHEFDSDEARNAGRKGGQAVSQNREHMAMIGRRGGEARGHSRAHPSAQTNTQGSTTGGDGSTQNTRGTLTDREVGLHGAGAGPANGVSANTQGVRGTNSSLGGESRIGSSGAADRSVNH; encoded by the coding sequence ATGCCGAACAGAATAGGCAACGACGATCGTAACGACGAAGCGATCGACCGCGATCGGTTGCGCGACGCGTCGAGCGACACGGACAACGACGTGCAAATCGGTGGCGGACGACGGAGCAATCGCGGTTTCGCATCCATGGATCGATCGAAACAGCGCGAGATCGCGAGCAAGGGCGGCAGAGCCGCGCACGCAAAGGGAACTGCACACGAATTCGATTCCGATGAAGCGCGCAATGCAGGACGCAAGGGCGGACAGGCGGTGAGTCAGAATCGCGAGCACATGGCGATGATCGGGCGTCGGGGCGGTGAAGCCCGCGGTCATTCGCGCGCGCACCCGTCTGCGCAGACGAACACGCAGGGCTCGACGACCGGCGGTGACGGCTCGACGCAGAATACGCGCGGCACGCTCACCGATCGTGAAGTCGGACTGCACGGCGCTGGGGCTGGGCCGGCAAATGGCGTGAGCGCGAACACCCAGGGCGTGCGCGGCACGAACAGTTCTCTTGGTGGCGAGTCGCGAATTGGCTCGTCGGGCGCCGCGGATCGCAGCGTCAATCACTAG
- a CDS encoding pyridoxal-phosphate dependent enzyme, which translates to MTTPSSVRDPATAFFSFADLRPTEVLAASRRIHDLVRRTSLVRSVALSELAQGDVFLKLENEQITGSFKLRGAMNSIASLPADVRARGIVASSAGNHGLGIAYAARYFNTPATIFVPRTAAQVKRDGIAALGATLDSSQPHYDAAMAAALAFAEERGATFINPCFGNALIAGQGTVALEILSDLPNMASLVVNVGGGGLLGGCASLLRAVAPDARIVGAQSEKTAAMARSMAAGRVVEIDDEPTIAEGLAGQIDEAGLEIGQKSLDEIVVVSEAQIGHTIAWLWRNHAARVEGAGAVATAAVFHRLVHSLPTPAAIIVSGGNIDAERFEKLVEGGEWRAEGDSV; encoded by the coding sequence ATGACCACGCCAAGCTCCGTCCGCGATCCCGCGACCGCCTTCTTTTCCTTTGCGGATCTCCGGCCAACTGAAGTGTTGGCCGCGAGCAGACGCATCCATGATCTCGTGAGACGAACGTCGCTCGTGCGAAGCGTCGCGCTCAGCGAGCTCGCGCAGGGAGACGTCTTTCTCAAACTCGAGAACGAGCAGATCACGGGTTCATTCAAGCTGCGCGGCGCGATGAACTCCATTGCGTCGCTGCCTGCTGACGTGCGGGCGCGGGGCATTGTCGCTTCCTCCGCCGGCAATCACGGGTTAGGAATCGCATACGCCGCGCGGTACTTCAACACGCCAGCGACGATCTTCGTGCCGCGTACAGCCGCGCAAGTAAAGCGCGACGGGATCGCGGCACTCGGGGCGACGCTCGATAGTTCACAGCCGCATTACGATGCCGCGATGGCGGCGGCGCTCGCATTTGCCGAGGAACGTGGTGCGACGTTCATCAATCCGTGCTTCGGCAACGCACTCATCGCCGGACAAGGCACGGTCGCGCTCGAGATTCTGAGCGACCTGCCGAACATGGCGTCGCTCGTCGTGAATGTCGGCGGTGGCGGGTTGCTCGGCGGATGTGCGAGTCTTCTTCGCGCCGTGGCGCCGGACGCGCGCATCGTTGGCGCGCAGAGCGAGAAAACCGCCGCGATGGCACGATCGATGGCGGCCGGACGCGTCGTGGAGATCGATGACGAGCCGACGATTGCGGAAGGACTCGCGGGTCAGATCGACGAAGCGGGACTCGAGATCGGGCAGAAGTCGCTCGACGAAATCGTCGTCGTGAGCGAGGCGCAGATCGGCCATACGATCGCGTGGCTCTGGCGCAACCATGCGGCGCGCGTCGAAGGCGCCGGCGCCGTTGCCACGGCCGCCGTGTTCCATCGCCTGGTGCACTCGCTGCCCACTCCCGCCGCGATCATCGTCAGCGGCGGGAACATCGATGCGGAGCGATTCGAGAAACTGGTAGAGGGTGGAGAGTGGCGGGCAGAGGGTGACAGCGTTTAG